Within the Papaver somniferum cultivar HN1 unplaced genomic scaffold, ASM357369v1 unplaced-scaffold_22, whole genome shotgun sequence genome, the region tcaaaaaTCACAGAAGTGTGTAGAGAATAAAGAGCAAAATAATTCTGATAGCTCTAATTATTCCAAGGATCAAGAGAACAACACTTTTCATGCAACTACTGATTGCACACCTGAAAAGGATTCTGAAGTAACTTTAGAATCAAaggcacttgaatgtgataaactTTGTAAAGAGAATGAAAGTCTTAAAAGTTAACTTGATATCCTATATAAGGATATAGAACGTGTAAGCAATGGTCAAACTTATCTTGAAGTCTTGGAAGAATACATAAAACAAATTGAAAAAGGTGATGATCGAGCAACCCCAGAGTCAAAGACACTCAACTGTGATCTTCgtgaagaaaatgaaagattgagaagggaacttgatgaattagagaaCGATATAGAGATTATTGGTGCTGGTAATTACCCTGAATGCATGAGATGTTACAGAGAACAAATcgaagaaagtcatgatcgagAAAGAAAATTACATACGGAGCAGGAGAATCTGAAGAACACTAAGGTAAGTAATTCTACCGAATCTGAAATAGATTATAAAGTTCAAATTGATAAACTTAAGGTTGATCTAGATAATGCTCTCGAAAAATTAAAAATGTTGGAGAAAGAGAATATGAGTCTAAAAACagacttgaaaaagttcgatagtagcacaaaacaacttgaCTCAATATTGGATTCAGGTGGAGTTCCTCGTGACATGCGAGGATTGGGCTACAAAGGTAAACAAACTCTGAATACTAAACaggaaacaaagtttgtaaaacctAAAGACTATGCTAAAGAAATTGCTTCAAAAGTTACCACAAAAGATTgctcttccataaaagaaaaatctgtaGCACCTTCATCTTCAGCAAAAGACGGAAAACGTAAAATACGTCAAACTCCAATGAAAGGAAATCCACAACAAGGTAACACTAAACCCCATGgttcgtatgttactaagcattgctcttattgtggaaataaaggacacttggaaaGAGGATGCAAATTCCGTAAGAGGAATGAAAAATCCATAGATGCACGTGTTTCCGCAAAATTGGCTGAACTCAATAATGCTTTCGTGCTAAATCAGGACATCATTgtcctaaaaatgaacaaaagaattattgtaatgatagttcaaagtttGCTTATCAGGCTTCTACAAAGTTTTCTCAGAATCGCTCAAACTACAAaaggagagataactttgtaaagaccagatctgatgttccaaattggagaaaggctaaCTCTCAGATTTTTTAACATTTCAGCTACCCTAATGTTTCCTCAAGAGATTCATCTTGGATTTCAGGAAGAAATAATAGGAAGAAAAAAGATGCTCCTGCAAAACCCATTTCTGAATGGAGTCTAAAGTCTTCTCTAATGACAACCAGGATGGTATCAAAAGATAGTCACAATGATGACActcgaatgataagtttcaatactcatgaCATTCAGAATATTGTGTTAAACGTTCTTGTACAAATGAATGTATCTCCGTGTTGTCATCGTTATATGAGATAGGTCTCATAATCAattacctttttatgattttgtgacttttga harbors:
- the LOC113340531 gene encoding dentin sialophosphoprotein-like — protein: MNSSPSQKSQKCVENKEQNNSDSSNYSKDQENNTFHATTDCTPEKDSEDIERVSNGQTYLEVLEEYIKQIEKGDDRATPESKTLNCDLREENERLRRELDELENDIEIIGAGNYPECMRCYREQIEESHDRERKLHTEQENLKNTKVSNSTESEIDYKVQIDKLKVDLDNALEKLKMLEKENMSLKTDLKKFDSSTKQLDSILDSGGVPRDMRGLGYKGKQTLNTKQETKFVKPKDYAKEIASKVTTKDCSSIKEKSVAPSSSAKDGKRKIRQTPMKGNPQQGHHCPKNEQKNYCNDSSKFAYQASTNYPNVSSRDSSWISGRNNRKKKDAPAKPISEWSLKSSLMTTRMVAFAVLMSLRKDEKNNEEKRMRKFEEFNKNLDKHLAEHRRVVDELSEAVDELVELVKSKNISKNSTHSPAPPKNNNSSSPELSKNSSSPSSESSNTRSSNNTPPSLNLSKNSSSHSPEPLNNNDTSSSRSPAQSETNSSDNSPSPNLSKDSSTETTNKKNMNSSPSPAPSKTGSNDNSHSPNLPPKDSSSHSTEPWKNNNSSSSSSMLYNYIVYKWNFR